Proteins encoded together in one Bradyrhizobium sp. PSBB068 window:
- a CDS encoding winged helix-turn-helix transcriptional regulator — MMKAVATTAADAADRATGQAPVQPLYLEALTLVERLHRRLLDVIKDEFDRRGRADINSVQALLLYNIGDKELTAGELRTRGYYLGSNVSYNLKKLVELGFLDHQRSRVDRRSVRIRLTPQGQEVRKIVDALYQKHVKTVEQVGGISNEEFASLNKSLHRLERFWTDQILYRL, encoded by the coding sequence ATGATGAAAGCCGTTGCGACAACGGCGGCGGATGCCGCTGATCGCGCTACCGGTCAAGCTCCGGTGCAGCCGCTCTATCTCGAAGCCCTGACTTTGGTGGAGCGGCTGCATCGCCGGCTCCTCGACGTCATCAAGGACGAATTCGATCGTCGCGGCCGCGCCGACATCAACTCGGTGCAGGCACTGCTCCTGTACAATATCGGTGACAAGGAACTGACCGCCGGCGAGTTGCGCACCCGAGGCTACTATCTCGGCTCCAACGTCTCCTACAATCTGAAGAAGCTCGTCGAGCTAGGCTTCCTCGATCATCAGCGCTCGCGCGTCGATCGCCGCTCGGTGCGTATCCGTCTGACCCCGCAGGGCCAGGAAGTCCGCAAGATCGTCGATGCGCTCTATCAGAAGCACGTCAAGACGGTGGAGCAGGTCGGTGGCATCTCGAACGAGGAGTTCGCGAGCCTCAACAAGTCACTGCATCGCCTCGAGCGCTTCTGGACCGACCAGATCCTGTATCGCCTCTGA
- the hemB gene encoding porphobilinogen synthase gives MAIKFGRPIELRDTPRRQTDALASPSLDLAIRMRRNRKSEWARRLVRENVLTTDDLIWPMFVVDGHNTRTPVASMPGVDRLTVDQIVRDAERAAKLNIPCIALFPFTEPALRDEQGSEALNPDNLVCQAVRAIKKEFPDIGVLCDVALDPFTSHGHDGLIEDGKILNDETVAVLVKQALTQAEAGCDVIAPSDMMDGRIGAIREALDDNGFGDVQIMSYAAKYASAFYGPFRDAIGSAKTLTGDKRTYQMDSANSDEALREVELDIAEGADMVMVKPGMPYLDIVRRVKDHFAMPTFVYQVSGEYAMIAGAAANGWIDGERAMMESLVGFKRAGADGILTYFAPKAAEKIKAES, from the coding sequence ATGGCGATCAAATTCGGGCGCCCGATCGAATTGCGCGACACGCCGCGGCGCCAGACCGATGCCCTCGCCTCGCCCTCGCTGGACCTTGCGATCCGCATGCGCCGCAATCGCAAGTCGGAATGGGCGCGCCGGCTGGTGCGCGAGAACGTGCTGACCACCGACGACCTGATCTGGCCGATGTTCGTGGTCGATGGCCATAACACCCGCACGCCGGTGGCCTCGATGCCCGGCGTCGACCGGCTCACCGTCGACCAGATCGTGCGCGACGCCGAGCGCGCCGCAAAACTCAACATCCCCTGCATCGCACTGTTTCCCTTCACCGAGCCGGCGTTGCGCGACGAGCAAGGCTCGGAGGCGCTCAATCCCGACAATCTGGTCTGCCAGGCGGTGCGCGCGATCAAGAAAGAGTTTCCCGACATCGGCGTGCTCTGCGACGTCGCGCTCGATCCCTTCACCAGCCATGGCCATGACGGACTGATCGAGGATGGCAAGATCCTCAACGACGAGACGGTCGCGGTGCTGGTCAAGCAGGCGCTGACCCAGGCCGAGGCCGGCTGCGACGTGATCGCGCCGTCGGACATGATGGACGGCCGCATCGGCGCGATCCGCGAGGCGCTCGACGACAACGGCTTCGGCGACGTGCAGATCATGTCGTATGCCGCGAAATACGCCTCCGCGTTCTACGGCCCGTTCCGCGACGCGATCGGCTCGGCCAAGACGCTGACCGGCGACAAGCGCACCTACCAGATGGACAGCGCCAATTCCGACGAGGCGCTGCGCGAGGTCGAACTCGACATCGCCGAGGGCGCCGACATGGTGATGGTCAAACCCGGCATGCCCTATCTCGACATCGTCCGCCGCGTGAAGGACCATTTCGCGATGCCGACCTTCGTGTACCAGGTGTCCGGCGAATACGCGATGATCGCGGGCGCCGCCGCCAATGGCTGGATCGACGGCGAGCGCGCCATGATGGAAAGTCTGGTCGGCTTCAAGCGCGCCGGCGCCGACGGCATCCTGACCTATTTCGCGCCGAAGGCCGCCGAGAAGATCAAGGCGGAATCCTAG
- a CDS encoding RDD family protein → MSYGSDGGAWRNDGGVPPHAFDPSIEPELFRGVLTRRVFAFLIDLFVLSVPVILAVIFIAVFGLVTLGLGWALFWLVSPASIVWAIVYYGASIGGQHSATIGMRMMDLELRTWYGARGYFVLGATHAVLFWVTISFLSPLVLLVGLLNGRRRLLHDIILGTVIINSSVRTQVSPAARASY, encoded by the coding sequence ATGTCTTACGGCAGTGACGGTGGTGCGTGGCGCAACGACGGCGGCGTTCCCCCGCATGCGTTCGATCCATCGATAGAGCCGGAACTGTTCCGCGGCGTGCTGACGCGCCGCGTCTTCGCGTTCCTGATCGACCTCTTCGTGCTGTCGGTGCCGGTGATCCTCGCCGTGATCTTCATTGCGGTGTTCGGCCTGGTCACGCTCGGCCTCGGCTGGGCGCTGTTCTGGCTGGTATCGCCGGCTTCGATCGTCTGGGCCATCGTCTATTACGGCGCCTCGATCGGCGGCCAGCATTCGGCCACCATCGGCATGCGCATGATGGATCTGGAACTGCGCACCTGGTACGGCGCCCGCGGCTATTTCGTGCTCGGCGCCACCCACGCGGTGCTGTTCTGGGTGACGATCTCGTTCCTGTCGCCTCTGGTGCTGCTGGTCGGGCTCCTGAACGGCCGCCGCCGGCTGCTGCACGACATCATCCTCGGAACCGTCATTATCAACAGCTCGGTCCGGACCCAGGTCTCTCCGGCCGCGCGGGCCTCCTATTAG
- a CDS encoding metal/formaldehyde-sensitive transcriptional repressor: MSHTIKHKSKLIGRIRRIKGQIEAVERALESEIGCADVLMLVASVRGAVNGLTAELLEDHIRHHVVDPAHEKDAERARGAADLIDIVRTYLK; this comes from the coding sequence ATGTCGCACACCATCAAGCACAAATCCAAGCTCATCGGCCGCATCCGGCGCATCAAGGGGCAGATCGAGGCGGTCGAGCGCGCGCTGGAATCCGAGATCGGTTGCGCCGACGTGCTGATGCTCGTCGCATCGGTGCGAGGTGCCGTGAATGGACTGACGGCCGAGCTTCTCGAAGATCACATTCGCCATCACGTCGTCGATCCGGCGCATGAAAAAGACGCGGAGCGAGCCAGAGGCGCCGCCGACCTGATCGACATCGTACGGACATACCTGAAGTAG